One Coccinella septempunctata chromosome X, icCocSept1.1, whole genome shotgun sequence genomic window carries:
- the LOC123322323 gene encoding serine/threonine-protein kinase H1-like, with protein MVPFNADAIREVQLLEGINHPNVVRLNEALVSPPDIYMVMPLMPLYQGDLWELINEKGPRATVSGFYLILRQVAEGIAACHREGDVLWSLEVASQTRGLKRKTTACHREHIVHRDIKPENVLHRGDRYVVADLGLACKLKPGQGLLTDLVGTSLYWAPEQHRGDPYGTGVDLWALGFVARYVATGLIPQPDDRYSGAGLAGLSSPVRWFIEGLLRTDPILRRPTGQWDWAAAGAALSMGDINYFSLQQGLNESSAVNLPSGDCPAENPHHSS; from the exons ATGGTGCCCTTCAACGCGGATGCGATCAGGGAGGTACAGCTCCTGGAGGGCATCAACCACCCAAACGTGGTAAGATTAAATGAAGCCTTGGTATCCCCTCCGGACATATATATGGTGATGCCCTTGATGCCCTTATACCAAGGGGACCTCTGGGAACTGATAAACGAAAAAGGACCAAGGGCGACAGTGTCGGGGTTCTACCTAATACTGCGTCAAGTGGCGGAGGGAATAGCCGCCTGTCACCGAGAGGGGGACGTGTTATG GAGTTTGGAAGTAGCATCCCAGACACGAGGTTTAAAACGGAAGACAA CCGCCTGTCACCGAGAGCACATCGTCCACCGTGACATAAAACCGGAAAATGTGCTCCACCGAGGCGACCGATACGTGGTGGCTGACCTGGGATTGGCCTGTAAGTTGAAACCGGGACAGGGCCTCCTAACCGATCTGGTCGGCACCAGTTTATACTGGGCCCCAGAACAACACCGGGGAGATCCATATGGTACAGGAGTGGACCTTTGGGCACTCGGGTTTGTGGCCCGATATGTGGCCACCGGTCTGATTCCACAACCGGACGACCGATACTCCGGTGCTGGGCTGGCGGGCTTAAGCTCCCCTGTCCGGTGGTTCATCGAGGGATTGCTCAGAACCGATCCGATCCTTCGGCGACCCACGGGGCAATGGGATTGGGCTGCAGCCGGCGCGGCACTGAGTATGGGG GATATCAATTACTTCAGCCTCCAGCAAGGTTTAAATGAAAGTTCAGCTGTTAACCTACCTAGTGGGGACTGTCCGGCAGAGAACCCCCACCATTCCTCCTAG